A single genomic interval of Arthrobacter globiformis harbors:
- a CDS encoding inositol-3-phosphate synthase, producing the protein MSSNPIRVAIVGVGNCAASLVQGVHYYRDADPQATIPGLMHVEFGKYHVNDVQFVAAFDVDGKKVGVDLADAILASENNTIKLADVPPSGVTVQRGHTLDGLGRYYLETIEQSPAEPVDVVQALKDAQADVMVCYLPVGSQEAAEFYAQCAIDAGVAFVNALPVFLAGTKEWADKFTAAGVPIVGDDIKSQIGATITHRVMAKLFEDRGVTLDRTYQLNVGGNMDFKNMLERDRLESKKISKTQAVTSNVEAELAAKDVHIGPSDYVQWLDDRKWAFVRLEGRNFGDAPVSLEYKLEVWDSPNSAGVIIDAIRAAKIGLDRGIGGPLLSASSYFMKSPPEQFNDDLARDKVEAFIRGDLDR; encoded by the coding sequence GTGTCTTCAAATCCGATTCGTGTTGCTATCGTCGGCGTGGGTAACTGTGCCGCTTCGCTGGTCCAGGGTGTCCATTACTACCGGGATGCCGACCCTCAGGCCACGATTCCGGGTCTGATGCACGTGGAGTTCGGCAAGTACCACGTCAACGATGTGCAGTTCGTGGCCGCGTTCGATGTGGACGGCAAGAAGGTCGGCGTCGACCTGGCCGATGCGATCCTGGCCAGCGAAAACAACACCATCAAGCTCGCAGACGTTCCGCCCAGCGGCGTGACGGTCCAGCGTGGGCACACCCTGGATGGGTTGGGCCGGTATTACCTGGAGACCATCGAGCAGTCCCCGGCCGAGCCGGTCGACGTGGTCCAGGCGCTCAAGGACGCCCAGGCTGACGTCATGGTCTGCTACCTGCCGGTCGGGTCACAGGAAGCCGCGGAGTTCTACGCCCAGTGCGCCATCGACGCCGGCGTGGCGTTCGTGAACGCCCTGCCGGTGTTCCTCGCGGGCACCAAGGAGTGGGCTGACAAGTTCACCGCCGCGGGTGTGCCGATCGTGGGTGATGACATCAAGAGCCAGATCGGTGCCACCATCACGCACCGCGTCATGGCGAAGCTGTTCGAGGACCGCGGCGTGACGCTGGATCGCACGTACCAGCTGAACGTGGGCGGCAACATGGACTTCAAGAACATGCTGGAGCGGGACCGGCTCGAGTCCAAGAAGATCTCCAAGACCCAGGCGGTGACCTCCAACGTCGAGGCCGAGCTGGCTGCGAAGGATGTCCACATCGGCCCGTCCGACTACGTGCAGTGGCTCGATGACCGGAAGTGGGCCTTCGTGCGCCTGGAGGGCCGCAACTTCGGCGACGCCCCGGTGTCGCTGGAGTACAAGCTGGAGGTCTGGGACTCGCCGAACTCCGCGGGCGTGATCATCGACGCGATCCGTGCGGCGAAGATCGGCCTGGACCGCGGCATCGGCGGCCCGCTGCTGTCGGCCTCGAGCTACTTCATGAAGTCCCCGCCGGAGCAGTTCAACGACGACCTCGCCCGCGACAAGGTCGAGGCCTTCATCCGCGGCGACCTCGACCGCTAA
- a CDS encoding MerR family transcriptional regulator — protein sequence MQLKELSERTGVSPASIKFYLREGLLPAGRSIHATRAEYSEHHVSRLELIQALRRVVGLNIAEIGSLLRMADGGAPRLDLLAAVQRTVLGLDDVSTERGDLRTPAGDAVVRFRNWPDVPSDARNALNAQLVLMESLGVPVTAELLDAYSQAVDAIAAVNILATTAPEDINQLIMTAAVGMHLHGQLVLKLLALAHASHAIRRYDKDA from the coding sequence ATGCAGCTGAAGGAGCTCAGCGAGCGGACCGGAGTCTCCCCTGCCAGCATCAAGTTCTACCTCCGCGAGGGCCTGTTGCCCGCGGGCCGCTCGATCCACGCCACCCGGGCGGAGTATTCAGAGCATCACGTGAGCCGGCTGGAACTGATCCAGGCGCTGCGGCGCGTGGTCGGACTGAATATCGCCGAGATCGGCTCCCTGCTCAGAATGGCCGACGGCGGTGCACCCCGCCTTGATCTTTTGGCGGCGGTCCAGCGCACAGTGCTGGGCCTCGACGACGTGAGTACGGAGCGCGGCGACCTGCGCACCCCGGCGGGTGACGCCGTCGTGCGTTTCCGGAACTGGCCGGACGTCCCGAGCGACGCCAGAAACGCCCTCAATGCCCAACTGGTCCTGATGGAAAGCCTCGGCGTACCTGTCACGGCCGAGCTGCTCGACGCGTACAGCCAAGCGGTGGACGCCATTGCCGCAGTCAATATTTTGGCCACAACCGCGCCGGAAGACATCAATCAGCTGATCATGACGGCGGCCGTCGGCATGCATCTGCATGGCCAATTGGTCCTGAAGCTGCTGGCCCTCGCACATGCGAGCCACGCGATTCGGCGCTACGACAAGGACGCTTAA
- a CDS encoding DUF2306 domain-containing protein, whose amino-acid sequence MEPWNVLLASHVIAALFVLAIGPFQILRRRRDRIHRTMGHLWVAAMYYVCFSSFWIVSDGHFSWLHGLSAFTIVTVTLGLISAVRRNIPAHRGNMIGSYIGIAVAFGFAIAVPGRAIPRLLTEDLPTALYVAALVALSVAVVFISLRRGEGRRPGTMRTAERLTAAVSPAGTAAGSK is encoded by the coding sequence ATGGAGCCTTGGAATGTACTGCTTGCCAGCCACGTCATTGCCGCCCTTTTTGTCCTCGCTATTGGTCCGTTTCAGATCCTTCGCCGCCGCCGGGACCGCATCCACCGCACCATGGGACACCTGTGGGTCGCGGCCATGTACTACGTCTGCTTCAGCAGTTTCTGGATCGTCAGTGACGGGCATTTCAGCTGGCTTCACGGGCTGTCCGCGTTCACCATCGTGACGGTCACCCTTGGGCTGATCAGTGCGGTGCGCCGCAACATCCCGGCGCATAGGGGAAACATGATCGGCAGCTACATCGGCATCGCTGTGGCGTTCGGCTTCGCCATTGCGGTTCCGGGGCGTGCCATTCCTCGCCTCTTGACCGAGGATCTGCCGACCGCCCTGTACGTTGCCGCGCTGGTGGCGCTCAGCGTCGCCGTCGTCTTCATTTCGCTCCGGCGCGGCGAGGGCCGTCGCCCTGGCACGATGCGGACTGCAGAGCGGCTGACGGCGGCTGTGTCCCCAGCAGGGACCGCAGCGGGTTCTAAGTAA